From the genome of Sphingobacteriales bacterium:
TTTGTCGTATATGATGATGTGTTGCGTGCGACATTAATCGTATTTATTCATCTTAATTTTTTTTAAAAAAATATGAAAAAACAGCCTTTGATAACAGTTTCAGGTATCTTGGGGCTTATCTTTCTTCTTTCGGCGTGTGTAAAAGAACAGGAATTTTCTCCAACTCCCAAAATCAACGCTGTTTATCTTTCAACAGATACTTTATCCAATGGCGATTATTTTGATTTGATTTTTGATTTTGAGGACGGCGGCAATGATTTGGGTGCTGTTGATGATGCAAATTTAGGCGAAAAAGACATTTCCATCATTGATTCGCGCGACAGTGTGGTGATTTTGAATAATTTACCCAAAATTGACAACAAAGGCAGCGATGGATTTACGGGTACAGTGAGCGTAAAAATGAGCGATTGCTGCAAAAATGTTATTTCGGGAATACCGTGCAGCCCTACTTCCAACTTTACCGCGCCTTTTGATACGCTTTCCTATATCGTACAAATCAAAGACCGCAGCCAACACTGGAGCAATACCCTGCGTACTCCCGTTTTGTATATTGCCTGTAAACAATAATTTTTGTTTTTTCACTTGTTTTCTTATCGCAAATATCTACTAATTTATATATCAAAAAAATATTTCTGATTATGTTTACATCTGTTTCTGACATTGAATTGGACAAACATCAAATTGAAGCGGGATTCACCGCATTGCAAGCGCGTATTTGCAAAGGTTTGGAGGAATTGGACGGCAGTGGGCACGTTTTTTCGGAAGAATACTGGAAACACCGCGAAGGCGGCGGCGGACGGACGCGTGTTTTTCAAAACGGAAACTTTTTGGAAAAAGGCGGTGTGAATTTTTCGGCAGTATGGGGCACTGCTCCCGAACTTATCCAAAAAGCACTGCAATTACAGGGCAATAGCCATCAGTTTTTTGCCAGTGGGGTATCTATTGTATTACACCCTGCTTCGCCCTTAGTGCCTATCATTCACATGAATGTGCGCTATTTTGAACTATCCAACGGCGATGCTTGGTTTGGCGGCGGTATTGACCTCACTCCTATCTATGTGGTGGAAGAAGATGCCCGCCATTTTCACCGAACCCTCAAAAAAACCTGCGATGCCTTTGACGTGCAATTTTATCCCAAATTCAAAATGTGGGCAGATGATTATTTTTATTTGCAACACCGCAACGAAACGCGCGGCGTAGGCGGCATTTTCTTTGATTATCTGCGCCCCGATGCCACACACAGCAAACAACAGTTATTTGATTTTGCGATAGCTGTAGGCGATACTTTTGTGCCGGTGTACCGCGATATTGTTGAGCGCAGACGACATTTGCCTTTTCACGAAGAACACAGACGCTGGCAGTTGTTGCGGCGCGGCAGATATGCAGAGTTTAATTTGGTGTGGGATAAAGGCACTAAATTCGGATTGGAAACCGGCGGGCGCACCGAGTCTATTTTGATGAGTTTGCCGCCGCTCGCCGCTTGGGAATACGACTACACCCCACCCGCCGACAGCGAAGAAGCCGCTACGCTCGCTTGGTTGAAACGCGGTGTTGATTTTGTGTAAATACAATATTTTTTCGAAAAAGTCCATAGGGCGGGTTTTCATGTATCCGCTCTATGGGCTACACAATAAATGTGGTACTTTATTCTGCAAGAATATAAAACCTTAAGCAGGTTCAAATAATAGCTACTATCTTTATCCCAATTTTTAAAAATCATTTTTTCAACATCTTTTTTAAAAAATATCTTGATACTCCGTTCTGATGATTTATACAAACGCTACGGCAAGCGCACGGTCGTAAATGGCGTTTCGGTGCAGGTGCAACAAGGCGAAATCGTGGGGTTGCTCGGTCCTAACGGTGCCGGAAAAACCACCTCTTTCTATATGATAGTCGGTCTTATCAAACCTGACACCGGCAATGTGTATCTCGACGACAAAAATATCACGACTCTGCCGATGTATAAAAGAGCACAGCTCGGGGTGGGATATTTGCCACAGGAAGCGTCTATTTTCCGGCAGTTGAGCGTACAGGACAATATCTCTGCCATTTTAGAAATGACTGATTTGAGCAAAAAAGAGCAAAAACAAAAGTTGGAGGAACTCTTGGAGGAGTTCAGCCTCACACATGTACGCAAAAGTATGGGCAATGTGCTGTCGGGCGGCGAGAGGCGGCGCACCGAAATTGCGCGCGCACTGGCGGTAAATCCGAAATTTATTCTTTTAGACGAGCCTTTTGCCGGTGTTGACCCTATTGCGGTGGAGGATATTCAGAGTATCGTGGAAAAACTGCGCTACAAAAATATCGGTATCCTCATCACCGACCACAATGTGAACG
Proteins encoded in this window:
- the hemF gene encoding oxygen-dependent coproporphyrinogen oxidase, with amino-acid sequence MFTSVSDIELDKHQIEAGFTALQARICKGLEELDGSGHVFSEEYWKHREGGGGRTRVFQNGNFLEKGGVNFSAVWGTAPELIQKALQLQGNSHQFFASGVSIVLHPASPLVPIIHMNVRYFELSNGDAWFGGGIDLTPIYVVEEDARHFHRTLKKTCDAFDVQFYPKFKMWADDYFYLQHRNETRGVGGIFFDYLRPDATHSKQQLFDFAIAVGDTFVPVYRDIVERRRHLPFHEEHRRWQLLRRGRYAEFNLVWDKGTKFGLETGGRTESILMSLPPLAAWEYDYTPPADSEEAATLAWLKRGVDFV
- the lptB gene encoding LPS export ABC transporter ATP-binding protein, whose amino-acid sequence is MILRSDDLYKRYGKRTVVNGVSVQVQQGEIVGLLGPNGAGKTTSFYMIVGLIKPDTGNVYLDDKNITTLPMYKRAQLGVGYLPQEASIFRQLSVQDNISAILEMTDLSKKEQKQKLEELLEEFSLTHVRKSMGNVLSGGERRRTEIARALAVNPKFILLDEPFAGVDPIAVEDIQSIVEKLRYKNIGILITDHNVNETLSITDRAYLLFEGNLLKAGTAEELAQDEQVRRLYLGQNFELRRRKITV